In Mycteria americana isolate JAX WOST 10 ecotype Jacksonville Zoo and Gardens chromosome 5, USCA_MyAme_1.0, whole genome shotgun sequence, one DNA window encodes the following:
- the PKP3 gene encoding plakophilin-3 gives MLQGNGPPGPPPNKPQAGVCSLALPSDRQLDGRSREAAEAQRLRSARVQEQVRIRMMLRGQAAARPEAPDHADGGRGGQYGTTLRSSFSSRSQSNGLDPKASLYQPLAKDFGTLKGSGWSSRSAVDLTPHKRMATIGNGGLAKGRGYSTVYAMSQATNASPRPSSFHERNYRSRQNFDTLSLRSLRLADGPLQPTAVADDRYSVVSEQVDPMGHRSFYKSQGNGGFARSYTFERQISAGSTAKAASDWLEGGEVTQSRTIRAPAMRTLQRFQSNNRSRLSTGSFGSIQAASQAGIGSSYMGMVEHSSRAPSVRSLAESSHHLQDQRAMEMYNGHSTLLSHQSGGFDDIDLPSAVKYLIASDPNLQVLGAAYLQHKCYSDSNAKKQARSLQAMPKLVKLFNSPNQEVQRHATGAMRNLIYDNAENKLALVEENGIYELMRTLREPDDELRKNVTGILWNLSSSDNLKDRLARDTLEQLTDLVLVPLSGLGGSGVIQQNPSEAEIFYNSTGFLRNLSSASQQTRQKMRECHGLVDSVIHYVNSSLEVGKSEDKSVENAVCVLRNLSYRLYDEMPPSSLQRLEGHRRNNSSVVTGELVGCFSPQSKKAREHYLNADIVTFTEVSKDPKGMEWLWNPQIVGIYNRLLQRCELNKHTTEAASGALQNITAGDRRWAGVLSRLALEQERILNPVLDRVRTADHHQLRSLTGLIRNLSRHARNKDEMSTKVVSHLIEKLPGSIGDKAPPADVIVNIIAVLNNLVVESPMAARDIVYFDGLRKLFYIKKRRDSSDNEKSSRAAASLLGNMWQYTKLHRDFKMKGYRKEDFLSL, from the exons ccccaggccGGTGTCTGCTCGCTGGCCTTGCCCTCGGACCGGCAGCTGGACGGCAGGAGCCGGGAGGCGGCCGAGGCCCAGCGGCTGCGCAGCGCCCGCGTCCAGGAGCAGGTCCGCATCCGCATGATGCTGAGGGGGCAAgcggccgcccgccccgaggCCCCCGACCACGCCGACGGCGGCAGAG GTGGTCAGTACGGCACGACCCTGCGCTCCTCCTTCAGTTCCCGCTCCCAGAGCAATGGCTTGGACCCTAAAGCCTCG CTGTATCAGCCGCTGGCCAAGGATTTCGGCACGCTGAAGGGCAGCGGCTGGTCCTCGCGCTCGGCGGTGGACCTCACCCCGCACAAGCGGATGGCGACCATCGGCAACGGGGGCCTGGCGAAGGGCCGGGGCTACAGCACCGTCTACGCCATGTCACAGGCCACCAACGCCTCACCGCGGCCCAGCTCCTTCCACGAGCGCAACTACCGGTCCCGGCAGAACTTCGACACCCTCTCACTGCGCTCCCTGCGGCTGGCCGACGGGCCGCTCCAGCCTACTGCCGTCGCGGATGACCGCTATAGCGTCGTCTCGGAGCAGGTGGACCCCATGGGTCACCGTTCCTTCTACAAAAGCCAAGGCAACGGCGGCTTCGCCCGCTCCTACACCTTCGAGAGGCAGATAAGCGCCGGCTCCACCGCCAAGGCCGCCTCCGACTGGCTGGAGGGTGGCGAGGTAACCCAGAGCCGCACCATCCGGGCGCCCGCCATGCGCACGCTCCAGCGCTTCCAGAGCAACAACCGGTCGCGGCTCAGCACCGGCTCCTTCGGCAGCATCCAGGCGGCCTCGCAGGCGGGCATCGGAAGCTCGTACATGGGGATGGTGGAGCACAGCTCCCGCGCGCCCTCCGTGCGCAGCCTGGCCGAGTCCAGCCACCACCTCCAGGACCAGCGTGCCATGGAGATGTACAACGGGCACAGCACGCTGCTCAGCCACCAGTCGGGGGG GTTTGACGACATCGACCTGCCCTCCGCAGTGAAATACCTGATAGCCAGCGACCCCAACCTGCAGGTTCTGGGCGCTGCCTACCTCCAGCACAAATGCTACAGCGACAGCAACGCCAAGAAGCAG GCCCGCAGCCTCCAGGCCATGCCCAAGCTGGTGAAGCTGTTCAACAGCCCCAACCAGGAGGTGCAGCGCCATGCCACAGGCGCCATGCGCAACCTCATCTACGACAACGCCGAGAACAAGTTGGCGCTGGTGGAGGAGAACGGCATCTACGAGCTCATGCGGACGCTGCGGGAGCCCGATGATGAGCTCCGCAAGAACGTCACAG GGATCCTGTGGAATCTCTCCTCTAGTGACAACCTGAAGGATCGCCTGGCCCGGGACACGTTGGAGCAGCTCACGGACCTGGTCCTGGTCCCCCTCTCTGGGCTGGGGGGCTCGGGTGTCATCCAGCAGAACCCCTCGGAGGCAGAGATCTTCTACAACTCCACGGGCTTCCTCAG GAatctcagctctgccagccagcagACTCGGCAGAAGATGCGCGAGTGCCACGGGCTGGTGGACTCCGTGATCCACTACGTGAACAGCTCCCTGGAAGTGGGCAAGTCGGAGGACAAG AGCGTGGAGAACGCCGTCTGCGTCCTGCGCAACCTCTCCTATCGCCTGTACGACGAAATGCCCCCGTCCTCCCTCCAGCGCCTGGAAGGCCACAGGAGGAACAACAGCAGCGTGGTGACGGGGGAGCTGGTGGGCTGCTTCAGCCCTCAGAGCAAGAAAGCCCGAGAG cactACCTGAATGCGGACATCGTCACCTTCACGGAGGTCTCCAAGGACCCCAAGGGCATGGAGTGGCTCTGGAACCCGCAGATCGTGGGCATCTACAACCGGCTGCTGCAGCGCTGCGAGCTCAACAAGCACACGACGGAGGCGGCCTCGGGCGCCCTGCAGAACATCACTGCCGGGGACCGCAGG TGGGCGGGCGTGCTGAGCCGGCTGGCCCTGGAGCAGGAGCGCATCCTGAACCCCGTGCTGGACCGCGTCCGCACCGCTGACCACCACCAGCTGCGCTCCCTGACGGGGCTCATCCGCAACCTGTCCCGCCACGCCCGCAACAAGGACGAGATGT CGACCAAGGTGGTCAGCCACTTGATCGAGAAGCTGCCGGGGAGCATCGGGGACAAGGCGCCGCCCGCCGACGTCATCGTGAACATCATCGCGGTCCTCAACAACCTGGTGGTGGAGAGCCCCATGGCCGCCCGTGACATCGTCTACTTTGATGGCCTCAGGAAGCTCTTCTACATCAAGAAGAGAAGGGACAG ctcGGACAACGAGAAGTcctccagagcagcagccagcctCCTGGGCAACATGTGGCAATACACCAAGCTCCACCGGGACTTCAAGATG AAGGGGTACCGGAAGGAGGACTTCCTCAGCCTGTGA
- the SIGIRR gene encoding LOW QUALITY PROTEIN: single Ig IL-1-related receptor (The sequence of the model RefSeq protein was modified relative to this genomic sequence to represent the inferred CDS: deleted 2 bases in 1 codon) — translation MALALPQSGTCPPARTRIAVGSEGDGRGAPRASPARSSQRSRRRFWSVPGPGCPAALAGGLCPPPEDAVPRGPSCHGWPAGDAGSSPTSPEHAMADLCSVPPEILVPAANETLELALGSRVALNCTVRWAAAERCEPVPAWTKDGQWLGSESSQNTAWFAQNASEQLLASVLRLNLTHDADFGVFACWVSNATATFTLRRVEAAGHVPAVLAALLVLALLVLLAGLYVRCRLSVLLWYRNRYGELEINDGKLYDAYVSHTTSPDDRKFVHFIVKPQLENRYGYKLFLDEQTILPNSEPSADLIMNVSRCRRLIVVLSVAYLEQDWCNGSFREGLWRLLELSKKPIFIVFESQYREITHPAISLLKQHRSAVTLLVWRAGSMTPSSDFWKELCLALPRKVSFQGTVGDPQTQLQEDKDPMLILHSSYLDGSGDLHPDGDLGTGLRGCVFRSPPPPRIGGLGAPVASAAGATEDAQLRDGQRQELDVSDLGSRNYGARTDFYCLVTEDDI, via the exons ATGGCTTTGGCTTTACCCCAGAGCGGcacctgcccgcccgcccggACCCGAATCGCTGTGGGGAGCGAGGGGGACGGCCGGGGCGCTCCCCGCGCCAGCCCGGCCCGGAGCAGCCAGCGTTCACGGAGACGCTTCTGGTCTGTTCCAGGCCCAGGCTGCCCCGCGGCGCTGGCAGGCGGACTTTGCCCCCCTCCGGAAGACGCCGTGCCGCGGGGGCCCTCCTGTCACGGGTGGCCCGCTGGTGATGCCGGCAGCTCCCCC ACGTCGCCTGAGCATGCCATGGCAG ACCTTTGCAGCGTGCCCCCCGAAATCCTCGTCCCAGCCGCCAACGAGACGCTGGAGCTGGCACTGGGGAGCCGGGTAGCGCTGAACTGCACCGTGCGCTGGGCGGCCGCCGAGCGCTGCGAGCCCGTCCCCGCCTGGACCAAAGACGGGCAGTGGCTGGGCAGCGAGAGCAGCCAGAACACCGCCTG GTTTGCCCAAAATGCCTCGGAGCAGCTCCTCGCCAGCGTCCTGCGGCTCAACCTCACGCACGATGCCGACTTCGGGGTGTTTGCCTGCTGGGTCAGCAACGCCACGGCCACCTTCACCCTGCGGCGAGTGG AGGCGGCAGGGCACGTGCCCgcagtgctggcagccctcctGGTCCTGGCGCTCCTGGTGCTTCTGGCTGGGCTCTATGTCCGATGCCGGCTGAGCGTGCTCCTCTGGTACCGGAACCGCTACGGCGAACTGGAAATCAACG ACGGGAAGCTGTACGACGCCTACGTCTCCCACACCACCTCCCCGGATGACCGAAAGTTTGTCCACTTCATCGTGAAGCCGCAGCTGGAGAACCGCTACGGCTACAAGCTCTTCCTGGATGAGCAAACCATCCTGCCCAACTCAG AGCCGTCGGCCGACCTGATCATGAACGTGAGCCGGTGCCGGCGTCTTATCGTGGTCCTCTCTGTCGCGTACCTGGAGCAAGACTGGTGCAACGGCAGCTTCAG GGAAGGGCTTTGGAGGCTGCTGGAGCTTTCCAAGAAACCCATCTTCATCGTCTTCGAGAGCCAGTACCGGGAGATCACCCACCCCGCCATCAGCCTGCTGAAGCAGCACCGGAGCGCGGTGACCTTGCTGGTGTGGCGAGCTGGCTCCATG ACCCCCTCATCGGACTTCTGGAAGGAGCTGTGCCTGGCCCTGCCCCGCAAGGTGTCCTTCCAGGGGACCGTGGGGGACCCGCagacccagctgcaggaggacaaGGACCCCATGCTGATCCTGCACAGCAGCTACCTGGACGGCAGCGGAGACCTCCACCCGGATGGGGACCTTGGCACAG GCCTCCGAGGGTGCGTTTTCAGaagccccccgcctccccgcatCGGCGGCCTCGGCGCTCCCGTGGCTTCGGCCGCCGGCGCGACGGAGGACGCACAGCTGAGGGACGGCCAGAGACAAGAGCTCGACGTCTCAGACCTGGGATCACGCAACTACGGTGCCCGCACGGACTTCTACTGCCTGGTGACGGAGGACGACATctga
- the ANO9 gene encoding anoctamin-9: MQDAILLTPWRDFPVEDTDPFAPPDEEKWDFVLVSNIHQVGSEKENKRKKFLDELSKKGFTIKKIEDKKLFYGVRAPNQIFQKYQCLLRNPDRMLQNPTVHHDIPVTTRIRIVNFILQNTMTPDLEKLHDLMKKKVFEATFPLHEKEEVREFLKEKWARWRDIFCQQPIEKIRCYFGEKVALYFAWLGWYTYLLGIAAVVGLVVFVAGITVFNSSQVSKEICEAHNTIMCPLCDQKCPFWLLSDTCTYAKVTHMIDNEGTVLFAMFMAIWATVFLELWKRQRATVVTNWDLYRWDEEEEELAMELINNLQHEPRQYQHSYFCSTIVLLLVLVMIAVLIGIAHALVIYRVIATSLFAQSNFEFLREQANTMAVMTGAVLHYITIVIMTKVNRRVALYLCDLEQPRTFSQRENNFTVKIFTFQFFTNFSSLIYIAFFLGRINGHPGNYVRIAGKWRLEECHPSGCITDLFIQMAIIMLLKQTISNVMEYLIPWIAHKLRKKQQRPKKRSMMLGEDEEVEDPCKRQWLSNYQLNEVNVFSLFDEFLEMVIQYSFTTIFVAAFPLAPLLAFCNNLFEIRLDAIKMMRLHRRMVPRKAKDIGIWLQVLEAIGILAVIGNGLVIAITSDFIPVQVYKYTYSPCMTENSTGVDCLTGYINQSLSVFRIQDFEPHTKVPEMLPDFVRDEIKECRYRDYRNADDYSYTVQFWHIFAARLAFLILFEHVALCVKLIAAWYVPDVPQSVKNQFLERKHSNLRKELSMMEYSTEV, from the exons GATGCAATTCTGTTGACTCCCTGGAGGGATTTTCCTGTCGAAGACACGGACCCATTTGCCCCCCCG GATGAAGAGAAGTGGGATTTCGTCCTGGTAAGCAACATCCACCAAGTGGGCAGCGAGAAGGAGAACAAGAGGAAGAAGTTCCTGGATGAGCTGAGCAAGAAGGGGTTCACTATCAAG AAAATTGAGGACAAGAAGCTATTTTATGGAGTCCGTGCCCCAAACCAGATCTTCCAGAAATACCAATGTCTCCTGAGGAACCCCGACAGAATGCTGCAAAACCCCACTGTCCATCATGACATACCAGTGACCACCAG GATACGGATCGTGAACTTCATCCTGCAGAACACGATGACGCCCGACCTCG AGAAGCTGCATGACCTGATGAAGAAGAAGGTCTTTGAGGCAACATTTCCCCTGCACGAG AAAGAAGAGGTAAGGGAATTCCTAAAGGAGAAATGGGCTCGCTGGAGAGATATATTTTGCCAACAGCCGATTGAGAAGATCAG GTGCTATTTCGGTGAGAAGGTGGCCCTGTACTTTGCCTGGCTGGGCTGGTACACCTACCTGCTGGGAATCGCCGCAGTGGTCGGCCTGGTGGTCTTCGTGGCTGGGATTACTGTTTTCAATTCCAGCCAGGTGAG CAAGGAGATCTGTGAAGCCCATAACACCATCATGTGCCCGCTCTGTGACCAGAAGTGCCCGTTCTGGCTGCTCTCCGACACCTGCACCTACGCCAAG GTCACTCACATGATTGACAACGAGGGGACGGTTTTGTTTGCCATGTTCATGGCGATCTGGG CCACTGTGTTCCTGGAGCTGTGGAAGCGGCAGAGAGCCACCGTGGTCACCAACTGGGATCTGTACAGGTGGGATGAGGAAGAG gaggagcTGGCTATGGAGCTGATCAATAATTTGCAGCATGAACCCCGGCAGTACCAGCACTCCTACTTCTGCAGCACCATTGTACTCCTCTTGGTTCTGGTGATG ATCGCCGTGCTGATCGGCATCGCCCACGCGCTCGTCATTTACCGGGTGATAGCAACGTCTCTCTTCGCCCAGAGCAACTTTGAGTTCCTCCGCGAGCAGGCCAACACGATGGCGGTGATGACGGGGGCCGTGCTGCACTACATCACCATTGTCATCATGACCAAG GTCAACAGGCGTGTGGCTCTCTATCTCTGTGACCTGG AGCAACCACGGACCTTCTCCCAGCGTGAGAACAACTTCACTGTGAAGATCTTCACCTTCCAGTTCTTCACAAACTTCTCTTCGCTCATCTACATCGCCTTTTTCCTGGGACG GATCAACGGCCACCCAGGGAACTACGTGCGCATTGCTGGCAAgtggaggctggaggag TGCCACCCCAGCGGCTGCATCACCGACCTCTTCATCCAGATGGCCATCATTATGCTGCTCAAGCAGACCATCAGCAACGTGATGGAGTATCTCATCCC CTGGATAGCCCACAAGCTACGCAAGAAGCAGCAGCGCCCCAAGAAGAGAAGCATGATGTTAGGAGAGGATGAGGAGGTCGAGGACCCCTGCAAAAGGCAGTGGCTGAGCAACTATCAACTCAACGAGGTCAACGTCTTCAGCTTGTTTGACGAGTTCTTGGAGATGG TGATCCAGTACAGCTTCACCACCATTTTCGTCGCTGCCTTTCCCCTCGCCCCGCTGCTGGCGTTCTGCAACAACCTCTTTGAGATCCGCCTGGACGCCATCAAGATGATGCGGCTGCACCGGCGCATGGTGCCCAGGAAGGCCAAAGACATCG GAATCTGGCTGCAGGTCCTGGAGGCCATCGGCATCCTGGCTGTCATCGGGAATGGACTGGTGATCGCCATCACGTCCGACTTCATTCCCGTGCAGGTCTACAAGTACACGTACAGCCCCTGCATGACGGAAAACAGCACTGGCGTGGA CTGCTTGACCGGCTACATCAACCAGAGCCTCTCCGTCTTCCGCATTCAGGACTTCGAGCCGCACACAAAGGTGCCCGAAATGCTGCCGGACTTTGTCAGGGACGAGATCAAGGAGTGCAG gtaCCGGGATTACAGGAACGCCGACGACTACAGCTACACGGTCCAGTTCTGGCACATCTTCGCAGCCCGGCttgccttcctcatcctctttgAG cacGTGGCTCTGTGCGTCAAACTGATTGCAGCCTGGTACGTCCCTGATGTCCCTCAGTCGGTTAAGAATCAATTTCtggagagaaaacacagcaaCCTTCGTAAAGAACTGAG CATGATGGAGTACTCCACCGAGGTGTAG